A window of the Scophthalmus maximus strain ysfricsl-2021 chromosome 8, ASM2237912v1, whole genome shotgun sequence genome harbors these coding sequences:
- the LOC118312057 gene encoding phosphatidylinositol 5-phosphate 4-kinase type-2 beta isoform X1, giving the protein MSSNCTSAAPVSASKTKTKKKHFIGQKVKLFRASEPILSVLMWGVNHTINELSNVPVPVMLMPDDFKAYSKIKVDNHLFNKENLPSRFKFKEYCPMVFRNLRERFCIDDQDYQNSLTRSAPLNSDTQGRFGNRFLSSYDHRFVIKTVSSEDIAEMHNILKKYHQFIVECHGNTLLPQFLGMYRLTVDGVETYMVVTRNVFSHRLTVHRKYDLKGSTVSREASDKEKAKELPTFKDNDFLNEGQKLQIGDDNKKYFLEKLKRDVEFLATLKIMDYSLLVGIHDVERAEQEEMDVEGVGEEEEYENDGMGGGVLTGSFGTPPDSPGNPLNCGGFFGPGEFDPSVDVYAIKSHDSAVKKEVYFMAIIDILTHYDAKKKAAHAAKTVKHGAGAEISTVNPEQYSKRFYEFMSNILS; this is encoded by the exons ATGTCATCCAACTGCACCAGCGCAGCGCCTGTCAGCGCGAGCAAAACCAAGACGAAAAAGAAGCATTTCATAGGACAGAAAGTGAAACTGTTCCGTGCAAGCGAGCCCATCCTCAGCGTTTTAATGTGGGGTGTCAACCACACG ATTAACGAGTTAAGTAATGTGCCTGTACCAGTAATGCTGATGCCAGATGACTTTAAAGCCTACAGTAAGATCAAAGTGGACAACCACCTATTTAACAA AGAAAACCTGCCTAGTCGCTTTAAGTTCAAAGAGTACTGTCCCATGGTGTTCAGAAACCTGAGGGAGAGGTTCTGCATCGATGACCAGGACTACCAG AACTCTCTGACGAGGAGCGCCCCGCTCAACAGCGACACCCAGGGTCGCTTCGGCAACCGCTTCCTGTCCAGCTACGACCACCGCTTCGTAATCAAAACCGTGTCCAGCGAGGACATCGCTGAGATGCACAACATCCTAAAGAAATATCACCAG TTTATAGTGGAGTGTCATGGCAACACGCTGCTCCCTCAGTTCCTGGGCATGTACAGGCTAACGGTGGACGGGGTGGAGACCTACATGGTTGTGACCCGGAATGTATTCAGCCATCGCCTCACTGTACACCGCAAATATGACCTGAAG GGGTCTACAGTCTCCAGGGAAGCCAGCGACAAGGAGAAG GCGAAAGAACTCCCCACTTTTAAAGACAACGACTTCTTGAATGAAGGCCAGAAGCTGCAGATAGGGGATGACAACAAGAAGTACTTTTTGGAGAAGCTAAAACGGGATGtagag TTCCTGGCCACCCTGAAGATCATGGACTACAGCCTCCTGGTGGGCATCCATGACGTGGAGCgggcagagcaggaggagatggacgTGGAGggtgtgggagaggaggaggagtacgAGAACGACGGGATGGGCGGCGGCGTGCTCACCGGCTCCTTCGGCACGCCTCCGGACAGCCCGGGGAACCCCCTCAACTGCGGGGGGTTCTTCGGCCCCGGGGAGTTTGACCCATCGGTGGACGTTTACGCAATCAAGAGCCACGACA GTGCTGTGAAGAAGGAGGTTTACTTCATGGCCATCATCGACATCCTCACGCACTATGACGCTAAGAAAAAAGCTGCACATGCTGCCAAAACTGTGAAACACGGG gcGGGGGCCGAGATCTCAACAGTGAACCCGGAGCAGTACTCAAAACGATTCTACGAGTTCATGTCCAACATCTTATCATAG
- the cwc25 gene encoding pre-mRNA-splicing factor CWC25 homolog: protein MGGGDLNLKKSWHPQTMKNIERVWKAEQKFEAERKKIEELQKELKDERAREEITRYAQDSGTIKKKDDRLDWMYQGPAGQVSRDEYLLGRPIDKQITEQYEEPESGPSAETGLLPGSIFNPATAASNLDLAAKIREDPLFEIRKREEEKKREVLTNPVKMKKIKEMLRQNLDKKDKKKKRKKDKKEKKGEKERRKEKKRKRRSSNSSSDEEEEKKPRSHLRDDSSADTKSRSHHLSGYGLLLPAGRHHQSSAPSGHSGRRERSRSWSPHRSNRDNHSSSSSSHRSDKKVEPRASSPQIKRYHRQKNHVSKKLSAEDLERKRREMMDEAKQRDEDRENNVKRYKRQEEQEKQREQNAKHDRHAGFIHNMKLESAASSSLEDRVKRNIHSIQRTPASVDNFMKR from the exons AACCTGAAAAAGAGCTGGCATCCCCAGACTATGAAAAACATTGAGCGTGTTTGGAAAGCTGAGCAGAAGTTTGAGGCCGAACGCAAGAAGATCGAGGAGCTCCAGAAAGAGCTGAAAGACGAACGAGCCCGAGAAGAAATTACCAGATATGCACAGGACTCTGGCACCATCAA aaagAAGGATGATCGCCTTGACTGGATGTACCAGGGCCCTGCTGGTCAGGTGTCCAGAGATGAGTATCTCCTGGGACGTCCCATCGACAAGCAGATCACCGAGCAATATGAGGAGCCAGAGAGCGGTCCATCGGCTGAGACTGGCCTCCTACCGGGATCCATCTTCAACCCAGCGACCGCTGCCTCCAACCTCGACCTGGCTGCCAAGATTAGGGAAGATCCCCTCTTTGAAATCAG GAAAcgtgaggaagaaaagaagagggaagTCTTGACTAATCctgtgaagatgaagaagatcaAAGAAATG TTGCGCCAGAATCTCgacaagaaggacaagaagaagaagaggaagaaggacaaaaaggagaagaaaggagagaaagagaggagaaaggagaagaaacgCAAGAGAAGGAGTTCCAATTCGAGctcagatgaagaagaagagaaaaaacccaG ATCCCATTTACGAGACGACTCATcggcagacacaaagtctcgTTCCCATCATCTTTCAGGCTATGGTCTACTG CTCCCTGCTGGCAGACATCACCAGTCCTCCGCTCCCTCTGGTCACTCAGGGCGTCGAGAGAGGAGCCGCTCCTGGTCACCCCACAGGAGCAACAGGGACAATcactcgtcctcctcgtcctcgcaCAGAAGCGACAAGAAGGTCGAGCCCAGAGCTTCCAGCCCGCAGATAAAGCGTTACCACAGACAGAAGAACCACGTTTCTAA GAAACTCTCTGCAGAAGACCTGGAGCGAAAGAGGCGGGAGATGATGGACGAGGCCAAGCAGAGGGATGAGGACAGGGAGAATAATGTAAAGAGATACAAGAGGCAAGAAGAGCAGGAAAAGCAGCGGgaacaaaatgccaaacatgATCGCCATGCTGGCTTCATCCA TAACATGAAGTTGGAGAGTGCTGCCAGCTCCTCCTTAGAAGATAGAGTGAAGAGGAATATCCACTCCATTCAGAGGACGCCAGCCTCCGTGGACAACTtcatgaagagatga
- the psmb3 gene encoding proteasome subunit beta type-3, which produces MSIMSYNGGAVMAMRGKNCVAIAADRRFGIQAQMVTTDFQKIFPMGDRLYIGLAGLATDVQTVSQRLKFRLNLYELKEGRQIKPKTFMSMVSNLLYEKRFGPYYIEPVIAGLDPKTFEPFICSLDLIGCPMVTEDFVVSGTCSEQMYGMCESLWEPDMEPEDLFETISQAMLNAVDRDAVSGMGVVVHVIEKDKITTRTLKARMD; this is translated from the exons ATG TCTATTATGTCCTATAACGGAGGGGCCGTCATGGCCATGCGGGGGAAGAACTGTGTGGCGATAGCAGCCGACCGGAGGTTCGGCATCCAGGCTCAGATGGTCACCACAGATTTCCAGAAGATCTTCCCAATGGGAGACAGGCTGTACATTGGGCTGGCTGGACTGGCCACAGATGTGCagacagt ATCCCAGAGGTTAAAATTCCGACTGAACCTGTATGAGCTGAAGGAAGGTCGCCAGATCAAGCCCAAGACCTTCATGAGCATGGTGTCCAACCTGTTGTACGAGAAGAG GTTCGGGCCGTACTACATTGAGCCCGTGATCGCCGGACTGGACCCCAAAACCTTTGAGCCGTTCATCTGCTCACTGGATCTGATCGGCTGCCCCATGGTGACGGAGGACTTTGTTGTGAGCGGCACCTGTTCGGAGCAGATGTACGGCATGTGTGAATCTTTGTGGGAGCCAGACATG GAACCTGAGGACCTATTCGAGACCATCTCCCAGGCTATGCTGAATGCAGTGGACAGGGACGCAGTGTCCGGCATGGGAGTTGTTGTCCATGTCAT tGAAAAAGACAAGATCACCACACGAACCCTGAAGGCCAGGATGGACTAG
- the LOC118312057 gene encoding phosphatidylinositol 5-phosphate 4-kinase type-2 beta isoform X2, producing the protein MYAFFNRARAAMPGGLHFHTLSPGVQINELSNVPVPVMLMPDDFKAYSKIKVDNHLFNKENLPSRFKFKEYCPMVFRNLRERFCIDDQDYQNSLTRSAPLNSDTQGRFGNRFLSSYDHRFVIKTVSSEDIAEMHNILKKYHQFIVECHGNTLLPQFLGMYRLTVDGVETYMVVTRNVFSHRLTVHRKYDLKGSTVSREASDKEKAKELPTFKDNDFLNEGQKLQIGDDNKKYFLEKLKRDVEFLATLKIMDYSLLVGIHDVERAEQEEMDVEGVGEEEEYENDGMGGGVLTGSFGTPPDSPGNPLNCGGFFGPGEFDPSVDVYAIKSHDSAVKKEVYFMAIIDILTHYDAKKKAAHAAKTVKHGAGAEISTVNPEQYSKRFYEFMSNILS; encoded by the exons atgtatgcattttttaACCGTGCCCGGGCTGCGATGCCAGGGGGACTTCACTTCCACACACTGTCACCTGGTGTTCAG ATTAACGAGTTAAGTAATGTGCCTGTACCAGTAATGCTGATGCCAGATGACTTTAAAGCCTACAGTAAGATCAAAGTGGACAACCACCTATTTAACAA AGAAAACCTGCCTAGTCGCTTTAAGTTCAAAGAGTACTGTCCCATGGTGTTCAGAAACCTGAGGGAGAGGTTCTGCATCGATGACCAGGACTACCAG AACTCTCTGACGAGGAGCGCCCCGCTCAACAGCGACACCCAGGGTCGCTTCGGCAACCGCTTCCTGTCCAGCTACGACCACCGCTTCGTAATCAAAACCGTGTCCAGCGAGGACATCGCTGAGATGCACAACATCCTAAAGAAATATCACCAG TTTATAGTGGAGTGTCATGGCAACACGCTGCTCCCTCAGTTCCTGGGCATGTACAGGCTAACGGTGGACGGGGTGGAGACCTACATGGTTGTGACCCGGAATGTATTCAGCCATCGCCTCACTGTACACCGCAAATATGACCTGAAG GGGTCTACAGTCTCCAGGGAAGCCAGCGACAAGGAGAAG GCGAAAGAACTCCCCACTTTTAAAGACAACGACTTCTTGAATGAAGGCCAGAAGCTGCAGATAGGGGATGACAACAAGAAGTACTTTTTGGAGAAGCTAAAACGGGATGtagag TTCCTGGCCACCCTGAAGATCATGGACTACAGCCTCCTGGTGGGCATCCATGACGTGGAGCgggcagagcaggaggagatggacgTGGAGggtgtgggagaggaggaggagtacgAGAACGACGGGATGGGCGGCGGCGTGCTCACCGGCTCCTTCGGCACGCCTCCGGACAGCCCGGGGAACCCCCTCAACTGCGGGGGGTTCTTCGGCCCCGGGGAGTTTGACCCATCGGTGGACGTTTACGCAATCAAGAGCCACGACA GTGCTGTGAAGAAGGAGGTTTACTTCATGGCCATCATCGACATCCTCACGCACTATGACGCTAAGAAAAAAGCTGCACATGCTGCCAAAACTGTGAAACACGGG gcGGGGGCCGAGATCTCAACAGTGAACCCGGAGCAGTACTCAAAACGATTCTACGAGTTCATGTCCAACATCTTATCATAG